In one window of Pelagicoccus sp. SDUM812003 DNA:
- a CDS encoding glucokinase — translation METIEAQTVWHNDSWNGEPVILAGDIGGTNTNLALVSVFGGHFEIMLEMVFPSKSIQSIVPAIRALLDAARERFPEIEPEGAGISGAGPISHNYCSLSNLDWDVDGAEIEREFGFTTTIINDFEAISYGVPLLDLDDASQVTHVPHTDGHDPEPIGNMSLIIGAGTGLGVGMLVREGERYRAMPSEGGHACFAAFDLETEELRSFVQSGSSTIVEIEDLLSGRGLAKILDFFVQVRGVRPDDTLSLILGHETEKRPALISKHAETHPVCRDVIRLFVKIYGRVAADFSATVLPRHGLFLAGGIVSKNERYFLDGSQFIYFFEQNSRPQVKEILRKIPVYIVKNYSISLVGAAHAAWLLQD, via the coding sequence ATGGAAACGATCGAAGCTCAAACCGTTTGGCACAACGATTCCTGGAATGGCGAACCTGTCATACTCGCTGGGGATATCGGCGGCACCAATACCAATCTCGCTTTGGTTTCGGTCTTTGGCGGCCATTTCGAGATCATGCTTGAAATGGTGTTTCCCAGCAAGTCCATCCAGTCTATCGTGCCGGCTATCAGGGCTTTGCTGGACGCGGCTCGAGAGCGTTTTCCGGAAATCGAACCGGAGGGGGCGGGCATCAGCGGAGCGGGTCCCATCTCCCACAACTATTGCAGCCTTTCGAATCTGGACTGGGATGTGGACGGAGCGGAGATCGAGCGCGAGTTCGGCTTCACCACAACCATCATCAACGACTTTGAAGCCATCAGCTACGGCGTGCCGCTGCTCGACCTCGACGACGCTTCGCAGGTGACGCACGTCCCTCACACCGACGGGCACGATCCGGAGCCGATCGGGAACATGAGCCTGATCATCGGAGCGGGCACCGGCTTGGGAGTCGGCATGCTGGTGCGCGAGGGCGAGCGCTATCGGGCGATGCCGTCCGAGGGTGGGCACGCTTGCTTCGCCGCCTTCGATTTGGAGACGGAGGAGCTGCGCAGCTTCGTGCAGTCGGGCAGCAGCACCATCGTGGAGATCGAGGACCTGCTGTCTGGCAGAGGCCTCGCCAAGATACTGGATTTTTTCGTGCAGGTGCGCGGGGTCAGGCCGGACGATACGCTGTCGCTCATCTTGGGCCATGAAACTGAGAAGCGCCCAGCACTGATTTCCAAGCACGCTGAAACCCACCCGGTTTGCCGCGACGTGATACGCCTCTTCGTTAAGATCTACGGACGCGTGGCGGCGGATTTCTCCGCTACGGTACTGCCGCGTCATGGTTTGTTTCTCGCTGGTGGCATCGTTTCGAAAAACGAGCGCTACTTCCTCGATGGTAGCCAGTTCATCTACTTCTTCGAGCAGAACAGCCGCCCGCAAGTGAAGGAGATCCTGCGCAAGATCCCGGTCTACATCGTGAAAAACTACTCCATTTCGCTGGTCGGCGCCGCCCATGCGGCCTGGCTGCTGCAGGATTGA
- a CDS encoding segregation/condensation protein A, with protein sequence MEADTDPRIKLSVFEGPLDLLLFLIRKHEIDVYDIPIELVLDQYLAVINSMQQVKLEVAGDFFVMAATLMEIKSRLLLPKQKRAASTEDDEDDDIDPRWELVHQLLEYKKFKEAADTLDKLSDRAALFKERDYASINKQETPVRPLKPEDKISVWNSYNIVLRRLTEKLVIGEIKDDAVTVVDQMELLIEKIKTTREFTFTSLFDGPISLKILVVTFIAILELTRLKRLKVQQDAAFSDFIVTGLEGGETLSFEDEKVLDQLPG encoded by the coding sequence GTGGAAGCGGATACCGACCCAAGAATAAAGCTCTCTGTCTTCGAAGGCCCCCTGGACCTTCTGCTTTTCCTTATCCGCAAGCACGAGATCGACGTCTACGACATTCCCATCGAGCTGGTGCTCGACCAGTACCTGGCGGTGATCAACAGCATGCAGCAGGTCAAGCTGGAGGTGGCAGGCGACTTCTTCGTCATGGCCGCCACCCTGATGGAGATCAAAAGCCGGCTGCTCCTGCCGAAACAGAAACGGGCCGCCTCCACCGAAGACGACGAGGACGACGATATCGATCCGCGCTGGGAGTTGGTTCACCAGCTTCTCGAATACAAGAAGTTCAAGGAAGCCGCCGACACTCTGGACAAGCTTTCCGACCGAGCCGCCCTCTTCAAGGAGCGCGACTACGCCTCGATCAACAAGCAGGAGACGCCAGTTCGCCCACTCAAGCCGGAGGACAAGATCTCCGTCTGGAACTCCTACAACATCGTGCTGCGCCGACTCACCGAAAAGCTGGTCATCGGCGAGATCAAGGACGACGCGGTCACGGTGGTGGACCAGATGGAATTGCTGATCGAAAAGATCAAAACCACCCGCGAGTTCACCTTCACCTCCCTCTTCGACGGACCGATCAGCCTCAAGATCCTGGTCGTCACCTTCATCGCCATCCTGGAGCTCACTCGCCTGAAGCGCCTCAAGGTGCAGCAGGACGCGGCCTTCAGCGACTTCATCGTGACCGGCCTGGAAGGGGGCGAGACGCTCAGCTTCGAGGACGAAAAGGTTCTTGATCAGCTTCCGGGTTGA
- a CDS encoding DUF1294 domain-containing protein, translated as MPSLETIAFVLIVLNLLSFVLFGVDKLLSKSVKARRVPEKTLLIASALAASPGALLAMVLFNHKTSKPRFRYGMPLLLTAHAAIGYWMSYS; from the coding sequence ATGCCGAGTCTCGAAACCATAGCCTTCGTTCTCATCGTGCTCAACCTGCTCTCCTTCGTTCTTTTCGGAGTGGACAAACTCCTATCGAAGTCCGTCAAAGCACGTCGCGTTCCAGAAAAAACGCTGCTCATTGCGAGCGCGCTCGCGGCCTCTCCAGGCGCCCTGCTCGCCATGGTGCTTTTCAACCACAAGACCTCCAAGCCGAGATTCCGCTACGGCATGCCGCTGCTTCTGACCGCCCATGCCGCGATCGGCTACTGGATGAGCTACAGCTGA
- a CDS encoding putative LPS assembly protein LptD, which produces MSAPTRILKSFAALILLCLASASFAQEMELNPNGPVSLDERTGEIVAPDGGQIIFGDWLLQADSIRFNQQTGEANAEGNVVFSREDLRLIADSLIYKPEQQYARVENFRAGNGRAYVDGSLLEGNPDEFRFHDINFYPGEPGTFLFEARAGEVALIDQNEVQGKRLFFKVGPVPFLLIPNITQPLDAETNLFKPKLDYSGHIGASIGAEALAPVTRNLRLGGNVALTSKRGVLFGPAARYTAESESHQLSGSFISGYIDDQGDAGDDLNGMPIDSERYFAEWRHKEFWQDNRFSLSAAARYWSDSEVTRDFYEDSFDIMQDPDSYLEANYNGANWQLSLFTRAALGDFQSYTERLPELRFTVFPTSLGHGITAEGFLSAAKLGSETAFGDELSGAKLDGYSGMEWNHVLRDGVVFRLKGGARAIRYEDAEASYVRYNINTNEPIYDSFEVSGMKAYGDFGADLSMKAYRVFDFKNRTWNIDGIRHIIEPSISYRYTPELWRDDALDREPFPAFYPAIYGPIYGRSILRADRGAFASYLPSIDIENRRDTDLLAEDHKVRLAVKNRIQTRHRDGGSRDLARFDVSTDFYLKGSDFAQEQYSLLNLDFELTPAPWVSVGVFSRLDPEDGFSNQELNTRIEFRDEGYWRIVFGSHFLEGVSAEQAAPGSFINGHHYDPGTYWFGWPNYGNSYPTYTNERMEQYFTHLEYQFSENFKLYATTRYDDQSGVFYEQRIGLMQRALERYGLKYEIRFYDGDRREDDFGISLGIDLFDE; this is translated from the coding sequence ATGTCCGCGCCTACTCGAATCCTGAAATCCTTCGCCGCCCTGATCCTGCTTTGCCTGGCCTCCGCCTCCTTCGCCCAAGAGATGGAGCTCAACCCCAACGGCCCGGTCTCCCTGGACGAGCGCACCGGGGAAATCGTCGCTCCCGACGGGGGGCAGATCATCTTTGGCGACTGGCTGCTGCAGGCGGATTCCATCCGCTTCAACCAGCAGACCGGCGAGGCCAACGCGGAGGGAAACGTGGTGTTCAGCCGCGAGGACCTTCGCCTGATCGCGGACTCCCTGATCTACAAGCCCGAGCAGCAGTACGCCCGGGTGGAGAATTTTCGCGCCGGCAACGGCCGGGCCTACGTGGACGGCTCCCTCCTTGAGGGAAATCCGGACGAGTTTCGCTTTCACGACATCAATTTCTACCCGGGCGAGCCTGGCACCTTCCTCTTCGAAGCCCGAGCTGGCGAAGTGGCCCTGATCGACCAGAACGAAGTGCAGGGCAAGCGCCTCTTCTTCAAGGTCGGCCCGGTCCCCTTTCTGCTGATCCCGAACATCACCCAGCCGCTGGACGCGGAAACCAACCTCTTCAAGCCCAAGCTCGACTACAGCGGGCACATCGGAGCGTCCATCGGAGCCGAAGCCCTCGCCCCCGTGACCCGAAACCTGCGCCTCGGCGGCAACGTGGCCCTCACCTCCAAGCGCGGGGTCCTCTTCGGCCCCGCCGCTCGCTACACCGCGGAAAGCGAATCCCACCAGCTCAGCGGATCCTTCATCTCCGGCTACATCGACGATCAAGGCGATGCGGGCGACGACCTGAACGGCATGCCGATCGACTCCGAGCGCTACTTCGCGGAATGGCGACACAAGGAGTTCTGGCAGGACAACCGATTCTCCCTCTCAGCCGCCGCTCGCTACTGGTCCGATTCCGAAGTCACCCGCGACTTCTACGAGGACTCCTTCGACATCATGCAGGATCCGGACTCGTATCTGGAAGCCAACTACAACGGAGCGAACTGGCAGCTTTCCCTCTTCACCCGAGCGGCCCTCGGCGACTTTCAAAGCTACACCGAGCGCCTGCCGGAGCTGCGCTTCACCGTCTTCCCCACTTCCCTCGGACACGGTATCACCGCGGAAGGATTTCTCTCCGCGGCCAAGCTGGGCAGCGAGACCGCCTTCGGAGACGAGCTCTCCGGCGCCAAGCTCGATGGCTACTCCGGCATGGAGTGGAATCACGTCCTGCGCGACGGCGTGGTTTTCCGCCTCAAGGGCGGAGCCCGAGCCATCCGATACGAAGACGCGGAAGCGAGCTACGTTCGCTACAATATCAACACAAACGAGCCGATCTACGATTCCTTCGAAGTCAGCGGCATGAAAGCCTACGGCGATTTCGGCGCCGACCTGAGCATGAAGGCCTACCGAGTCTTCGACTTCAAGAACCGCACCTGGAACATCGACGGCATCCGCCACATCATCGAACCCAGCATCTCCTACCGCTACACGCCCGAGCTCTGGCGCGACGACGCCCTGGACCGCGAACCGTTTCCCGCCTTTTATCCCGCCATCTACGGGCCCATCTACGGCCGAAGCATCCTTCGGGCGGACCGCGGCGCCTTCGCCAGCTACCTGCCATCCATCGATATCGAGAACCGGCGCGATACCGACCTGCTCGCCGAAGATCACAAGGTCCGGCTTGCAGTGAAAAACCGGATACAGACCCGCCACAGGGACGGCGGATCGCGCGACCTGGCCCGTTTCGACGTCTCCACCGACTTCTACCTGAAGGGATCGGATTTCGCCCAGGAACAGTACTCGCTGCTCAATCTCGACTTCGAGCTGACGCCCGCGCCCTGGGTCTCGGTAGGCGTCTTTTCTCGCCTCGATCCGGAGGACGGCTTCTCCAACCAGGAGCTCAACACCCGCATCGAATTTAGAGACGAAGGCTACTGGCGCATCGTGTTCGGCTCCCACTTCCTGGAGGGCGTCTCCGCTGAACAGGCCGCCCCGGGCTCCTTCATCAACGGCCACCACTACGATCCGGGCACCTATTGGTTCGGTTGGCCCAACTACGGCAATAGCTACCCCACCTACACCAACGAGCGCATGGAGCAGTACTTCACCCACCTGGAGTACCAGTTCAGCGAAAACTTCAAACTCTACGCCACCACGCGCTACGACGACCAGTCCGGCGTCTTCTACGAGCAGCGCATCGGCCTCATGCAGCGAGCCCTGGAACGCTACGGACTGAAGTACGAGATCCGCTTCTACGACGGCGACCGCCGCGAGGACGATTTCGGCATCAGCCTCGGCATCGACCTCTTCGACGAATAA
- a CDS encoding GvpL/GvpF family gas vesicle protein: MSIFLYAYTLADAPHDLEDLTGVDERNLFMVSYGRVSAVVSAYDGKKLSLKGRDIFAHQHCQRMLMTQASIFPLQYGLTLQSLATVEEVLKRNEKALYQQLTRLYRKVEMEVTMRFDVPDLFDYLMGKYPYLRDEKAKVLNGRLLYYLGNRAKKGEKFQKTLDKEKAIYISKAQEIIGPWCAEIKESRLPKTEEDVVTFNCLVNRERLRVFEKSIYDAGERFAPDFHFTYNGPWAPQNFCDHSLVDY, translated from the coding sequence ATGAGCATCTTCCTATACGCCTACACGCTTGCCGACGCTCCGCACGACCTCGAGGACTTGACGGGAGTCGACGAGCGAAACCTGTTCATGGTCAGCTACGGAAGGGTGTCGGCGGTGGTCAGCGCCTACGACGGGAAGAAGCTGAGTTTGAAGGGTCGCGACATTTTCGCCCACCAGCACTGCCAGCGCATGCTGATGACCCAAGCGAGCATCTTCCCGTTGCAGTACGGACTGACGCTGCAGAGCCTCGCCACTGTAGAAGAGGTGCTGAAGCGAAACGAAAAGGCGCTCTACCAGCAGCTGACCCGCTTGTACCGCAAGGTCGAGATGGAGGTCACGATGCGTTTCGATGTGCCGGACCTGTTCGACTACTTGATGGGCAAGTACCCTTACCTGCGCGACGAGAAGGCCAAGGTGCTCAACGGGCGCCTGCTCTATTATTTGGGAAATCGAGCCAAGAAGGGCGAAAAGTTCCAGAAGACGCTCGACAAGGAAAAGGCCATTTACATCAGCAAGGCTCAGGAAATCATCGGCCCGTGGTGCGCCGAAATCAAGGAGAGTCGCCTTCCGAAGACCGAAGAGGACGTGGTGACCTTCAACTGCTTGGTGAATCGCGAGCGGCTTCGCGTATTTGAAAAGTCGATATACGACGCCGGCGAACGTTTCGCTCCCGATTTCCACTTCACCTACAACGGTCCCTGGGCGCCGCAGAACTTTTGCGACCACTCGTTGGTGGACTATTAG
- a CDS encoding gluconokinase: MGGLGNVREPATVYFVMGICGSGKSTIAARLADELGIEFLDADDFHPPANVEKMRSGQALDDADRAPWLARLNEALTARAGAGESVALACSALKRRYRDVLQRDLRRYRWIYLKGDRDLILDRMSQRSDHFMPSELVDSQLAALEEPDDAVVGDIRLSKRELVEKLLSELETKNRL; this comes from the coding sequence GTGGGAGGGCTAGGCAACGTCCGCGAACCGGCGACGGTCTATTTCGTGATGGGGATTTGCGGAAGCGGCAAATCCACCATCGCGGCCAGGCTCGCCGATGAGCTCGGTATCGAGTTTTTGGATGCAGACGACTTTCATCCGCCGGCCAACGTGGAGAAGATGCGTTCCGGCCAAGCGCTCGACGACGCGGATCGCGCTCCGTGGCTGGCTCGTTTGAACGAGGCTCTCACCGCTCGCGCCGGTGCCGGAGAGTCGGTTGCCCTGGCGTGCAGCGCCTTGAAGCGGCGCTACCGAGACGTCCTGCAGCGCGATCTGCGGCGCTACCGCTGGATTTACTTGAAGGGGGACCGCGACCTGATCCTCGATCGCATGTCGCAGCGCTCGGATCACTTCATGCCCTCGGAGCTCGTTGATTCTCAGCTCGCTGCCTTGGAGGAGCCGGACGATGCGGTGGTGGGAGACATACGACTCTCCAAGCGCGAATTGGTGGAAAAGCTGCTTAGCGAACTGGAAACCAAAAATCGACTATGA
- a CDS encoding RsmB/NOP family class I SAM-dependent RNA methyltransferase yields the protein MREVALNKEARMHRLQNQRRITYSLIERARTLLAPGKPFSRELHELFRSQGKFGSKDRRLYRELIYTYLRYLPWLDPIYKDQSAFMNALICLAAPTEEVSSLYPTLPDKRPPELPEGKRHKVLKREDHQLMELLPDWFANHCKRHVSIRSLLPLISRPPLWLRIQRDPEETVLDQLRKAPPNAEIAQQIAPHPEVPNCLHAPADFKLTELPVYLNGMVEIQDISSQILLNLIPSPVRGNWLDACAGAGGKTLQLAKLLKPYGKVDAYEPRASAVRELSARVKRSELSNITLLDRRPSSGQYDGVLVDAPCSGSGTWRRHPYLMRQTRERDVFDYAEKQFTILKSYAPLVKTGGLLVYCTCSLSRFENEAVTERFLKASSEYEHQPLPSQFGLQDHGLGITVYPEDFNGDGLYVACLKRVR from the coding sequence ATGCGCGAAGTCGCCTTGAACAAGGAAGCCCGGATGCATCGTCTGCAAAACCAGCGACGCATCACCTACTCGCTTATCGAGAGAGCCCGCACCTTGCTGGCGCCAGGCAAACCCTTCAGCCGCGAGCTCCACGAGCTCTTCCGCTCCCAAGGGAAATTCGGCTCCAAGGATCGTCGCCTCTACCGCGAGCTCATCTACACCTACCTGCGCTACCTGCCTTGGCTCGACCCGATCTACAAGGACCAGTCCGCGTTCATGAACGCCCTGATCTGTCTCGCCGCGCCTACGGAGGAAGTCAGCTCGCTGTATCCAACGCTTCCTGACAAAAGGCCGCCCGAGCTCCCGGAAGGGAAACGCCACAAGGTTTTGAAACGCGAAGACCACCAGCTGATGGAGCTGTTGCCGGACTGGTTTGCCAACCACTGCAAGCGGCACGTATCCATCCGCTCCTTGCTCCCGCTGATTTCTCGTCCGCCGCTCTGGCTGCGCATCCAGCGCGATCCTGAGGAGACCGTGCTGGACCAGCTGCGAAAAGCCCCTCCTAACGCAGAAATCGCCCAGCAGATCGCCCCTCATCCGGAGGTCCCTAACTGCTTGCACGCTCCCGCCGACTTCAAACTGACCGAGCTACCGGTCTACCTGAACGGCATGGTGGAGATCCAGGACATCAGCTCCCAGATCCTGCTCAACCTGATTCCCTCGCCCGTTCGCGGGAATTGGCTCGACGCCTGCGCCGGAGCCGGAGGCAAAACCCTGCAGCTGGCCAAGCTGCTAAAACCCTACGGCAAAGTGGACGCCTACGAGCCGAGAGCCTCCGCCGTGCGAGAGCTGTCGGCTCGGGTGAAGCGCTCCGAGCTGAGCAACATCACGCTGCTCGATCGCCGTCCCAGCTCCGGCCAGTACGACGGCGTTCTGGTGGACGCTCCCTGCAGCGGCTCGGGCACTTGGCGCCGGCATCCCTACCTCATGCGGCAAACCCGCGAGCGCGACGTTTTCGACTACGCGGAAAAGCAGTTCACCATCCTAAAAAGCTATGCCCCCCTGGTGAAAACTGGCGGATTGCTGGTCTACTGCACCTGCTCGCTCAGTCGTTTCGAAAACGAGGCGGTGACGGAGCGGTTTCTCAAAGCCAGCTCCGAGTACGAGCACCAGCCCCTGCCCAGCCAGTTCGGACTGCAGGATCACGGGCTCGGCATCACCGTGTATCCCGAGGACTTCAATGGCGACGGCCTCTACGTCGCCTGCCTCAAGAGAGTCCGCTAG
- the glgB gene encoding 1,4-alpha-glucan branching protein GlgB: protein MHPYNKGNKRGIVVRAFLSGVETCEVVDVSRENGPRYPMTKVDDLGFFETLIEDRDQVFRYRLRSQMRNKEIRQFFDPYSFLPTISDSDLYLFNQGNEHRVYEKLGAHPRVVDGVPGVTLAVWAPNADRVSVVGGFNDWDGRYHPMRSLGVSGVWELFIPGMEKGEVYKFEIRAKNGDVFLKTDPYGSYFDAPPHNASIVFDHNDYQWNDGQWMEARVDRQALDKPMSVYEVHLGSWKRRWNEDNRPLSYRELAVELADYVLEHGFTHVELMPVAEHPFTGSWGYQITGYYAPTHRYGDPNDFKFFVDYLHQKGIGVLLDWVPAHFPRDTFALPGFDGTCLYEHEDPRLGAHMDWGTLIFNYGRHEVRCFLVANALAWLERYHIDGLRVDAVASMLYLDYSRDEGQWIPNKYGGNENLEAIDFLKETNRLVHKYYPGVLMIAEESTSFSGVTKKPEDGGLGFDLKWNMGWMHDNMSYFEKDPIYRKHHQNNLTFGMLYQYAENFITVFSHDEVTHGKGSMLMKMGAGSIPEKSQNLRALYGHMWGYPGKKLLFMGSEFGQSEEWSYDRSLQWHLNDYIDHSGISALVRDLNALYRSEPALAFSDSDPQAFRWIACWDADASVISYVRSSPDGRSKIMVIGHFTPILRESYRIGLPAEGHWREVLNTDSEYYGGGNRGNVNGVNSEPGDYDGFSQSGRFVLPPLSTVIFKWEG from the coding sequence ATGCATCCTTACAACAAGGGCAACAAGCGCGGCATCGTCGTGCGAGCCTTTCTCAGTGGTGTCGAAACCTGCGAGGTTGTGGACGTTTCGCGAGAGAACGGACCGCGCTACCCGATGACCAAGGTGGATGACTTGGGCTTTTTCGAGACTTTGATCGAGGATAGGGACCAGGTGTTTCGCTACCGACTGCGCTCGCAAATGCGCAACAAGGAGATTCGCCAGTTCTTCGATCCGTACTCCTTTCTGCCCACCATCAGCGACTCGGATCTGTATCTTTTCAATCAGGGAAACGAGCACCGCGTCTACGAGAAGCTCGGCGCCCACCCGCGCGTGGTGGACGGCGTGCCGGGCGTGACCCTCGCGGTCTGGGCCCCCAACGCGGACCGCGTTTCCGTGGTCGGCGGCTTCAACGACTGGGACGGGCGCTATCACCCCATGCGCAGCCTAGGCGTCAGCGGCGTTTGGGAGCTTTTCATCCCTGGCATGGAAAAAGGAGAAGTCTACAAGTTCGAGATCAGGGCGAAGAACGGGGATGTCTTCCTCAAGACCGATCCCTACGGCAGCTATTTCGATGCTCCTCCGCACAACGCTTCCATCGTTTTCGACCACAACGACTATCAGTGGAACGACGGGCAATGGATGGAGGCCCGAGTCGATCGCCAGGCCCTCGACAAGCCCATGAGCGTCTACGAGGTTCATCTCGGCTCCTGGAAGCGTCGCTGGAACGAGGACAATCGCCCGCTTTCCTATCGCGAGCTGGCGGTCGAGCTGGCCGACTACGTGCTCGAGCACGGCTTCACGCACGTGGAGCTGATGCCGGTGGCGGAGCACCCGTTCACCGGATCCTGGGGGTATCAGATAACTGGATACTACGCCCCGACTCACCGCTACGGCGATCCCAACGATTTCAAGTTTTTCGTCGACTACCTGCATCAGAAGGGCATCGGCGTGCTGCTGGACTGGGTGCCGGCTCACTTCCCTCGTGACACCTTCGCCCTGCCGGGCTTCGACGGGACCTGTCTGTACGAGCACGAGGATCCTCGGCTGGGAGCCCACATGGACTGGGGAACCTTGATCTTCAACTACGGACGCCACGAGGTGCGTTGTTTTCTGGTCGCCAACGCCTTGGCCTGGCTGGAGCGCTATCACATCGACGGACTTCGCGTGGACGCGGTCGCTTCCATGCTGTATCTCGACTACTCTCGCGACGAGGGGCAATGGATCCCCAACAAGTACGGTGGCAACGAAAATCTGGAAGCGATCGATTTCCTCAAGGAAACCAACAGGCTGGTGCACAAGTACTATCCCGGCGTGCTGATGATCGCCGAGGAGTCGACCTCCTTCTCCGGGGTGACCAAGAAGCCTGAGGATGGCGGACTTGGTTTCGACTTGAAGTGGAACATGGGCTGGATGCACGACAACATGAGCTACTTCGAGAAGGACCCCATCTATCGCAAGCATCACCAGAACAACCTCACCTTCGGCATGCTCTACCAGTATGCGGAAAATTTCATCACCGTGTTCTCGCACGATGAAGTGACTCATGGAAAGGGCTCCATGCTCATGAAGATGGGCGCGGGCAGCATTCCGGAAAAGTCGCAGAACCTGCGCGCCCTGTACGGTCACATGTGGGGCTATCCTGGCAAGAAGCTGCTTTTCATGGGCAGCGAGTTCGGTCAGTCCGAGGAATGGAGCTATGATCGAAGCCTGCAGTGGCACCTCAACGACTACATCGACCACAGCGGCATCTCGGCCCTGGTGCGCGATCTCAACGCCCTTTATCGTTCCGAGCCGGCCTTGGCCTTTTCGGACTCCGATCCGCAGGCGTTCCGCTGGATTGCGTGCTGGGATGCGGACGCTAGCGTGATCAGCTACGTGCGCAGTTCGCCGGATGGACGCAGCAAGATCATGGTCATCGGCCACTTCACGCCTATCCTGCGCGAGTCCTATCGCATCGGTCTGCCGGCCGAGGGGCATTGGCGTGAGGTCTTGAATACGGACTCCGAATACTACGGGGGAGGCAACCGCGGAAACGTCAACGGAGTGAATTCCGAGCCGGGCGACTACGATGGGTTCTCCCAGTCCGGGCGTTTCGTGCTGCCGCCATTGTCCACCGTGATCTTCAAGTGGGAGGGCTAG
- a CDS encoding SRPBCC family protein translates to MRKFLIGLIAAFAVLFLLTVAIGLFLPGDFTVRRSIEVQAPAERLYELVGDLERWPDWGPWKEADPTLVIELGEKTSGVGASQTWHGKDGNARLEFIEADPASGVTFDLYFNDDAFYNLSSIRYAPLPGGQGYEVVWEMSGVVEVPVLGGYLALAMDDMVGAMFEDGLEKLKRVAEDPTVEAKTQL, encoded by the coding sequence ATGAGAAAGTTCCTTATCGGTCTGATCGCCGCTTTCGCGGTCCTATTCCTTTTGACGGTGGCAATCGGTCTGTTTCTGCCAGGCGATTTCACGGTCCGTCGCAGCATCGAGGTGCAAGCGCCGGCGGAGCGGCTCTACGAGTTGGTGGGAGATCTGGAGCGCTGGCCCGATTGGGGGCCATGGAAGGAGGCGGACCCGACTCTGGTGATCGAGCTGGGCGAGAAGACTTCCGGAGTCGGAGCCTCGCAAACTTGGCATGGCAAGGACGGGAACGCTCGCTTGGAGTTTATCGAGGCCGATCCCGCGTCTGGGGTGACCTTCGATCTGTATTTCAACGACGACGCCTTCTACAACCTCTCCTCGATCCGCTACGCTCCGCTGCCAGGCGGTCAGGGCTACGAGGTGGTTTGGGAAATGAGCGGCGTGGTTGAAGTGCCGGTGCTGGGCGGCTACCTGGCCTTGGCGATGGACGACATGGTCGGCGCCATGTTCGAGGATGGTTTGGAGAAACTGAAGCGGGTGGCGGAAGACCCGACGGTGGAAGCGAAGACTCAGCTGTAG